The window GACTTGTAATCCAACCTAGGGCGCAAAGGTGTACCCCAAGTTGGATTAAGATAACCCTGACCCCGACTTAGAGAAGCTACGAATATGGACGCAAAAAAGATACTCCACCATTTAGAGGCGAAGCACGCCGGCGAAACCGAATATTTGCAGGCAGTTTATGAAGTGTTGACCAGTATTGAATCGGTCTATAATGAACACCCCGAATTTGAAAAAGCTAAAATAGCGGAAAGAATCGTAGAGCCCGACCGCATATTCACCTTCAAAATTCCGTGGATGGATGACCAAAATGAAATTCATGTCAATCTGGGCTATCGCATTCATTTCAACAATGCTATTGGGCCCTATAAAGGCGGCATTCGCTTCCATCCCTCTGTCAACCTTTCCATTTTAAAATTTTTGGGCTTCGAACAAACCTTTAAAAATGCCCTGACCACGCTGCCCATGGGCGGCGGTAAAGGGGGTTCTGATTTCGATCCCCGCGGCAAATCAGACGTAGAAATCATGCGCTTCTGCCAAAGCTTTATGTTGGAACTGTGGCGTCATATCGGCGAACGAACCGATGTACCTGCCGGAGATATTGGTGTCGGCGCACGGGAAATCGGTTATATGTATGGTATGTATCGCAAATTGGCCCGTGCCAATACAGGTAGTTTCACCGGCAAAGGCTTGGAGTTTGGCGGATCGGTGATCCGTCCGGAAGCGACGGGCTTCGGCGCTATGTACTTCCTCAAGAATGCCCTCGAAAATCGGAACGATACAGTGGCGGGCAAAACAATCGCCCTATCCGGTTTCGGTCTTGTCGCATGGGGCGCCGCCTTGAAAGCAAAGGAATTGGGCGCTAAAGTGGTGTCTATATCCGGGCCTGACGGCTACATCTACGATGAAGCGGGCGTATCGGGAGAAAAAATTGATTTCATGGTTGCCCTGCGGGATTCACGAAATGATGTCGTTGCTCCCTATGCGGAGAAATTCGGCGCCACCTTCCACCCGGGTAAAAAGCCTTGGGAATTAAAAGTGGATATTGTCATGCCCTGCGCCACGCAAAATGAATTAAATAAAGAAGACGCCGAGAAGATCATTGCCAACAAAGTAAAATTTGTTGCCGAAGTGTCAAATATGGGATGCACAGCCGAAGCCGTGGATCTCTTTATTAAGAACAAAGTATTCTTTGGCCCCGGCAAAGCGGTGAATGCAGGCGGTGTAGCGATTTCCGGTCTTGAAATGACCCAAAATGCCATGCACTTATCTTGGTCTGCCGAAGATGTGAACAACAAACTGAAACAAATCATGCGCAACATTCATGAGCAATGCTTGAAATATGGAACCGAAAGCGACGGTTATATCAATTACATGAAAGGCGCAAATATCGCCGGATTTCTTAAAGTCGCACGGGCCATGGTCGCGCAAGGTGTCATATAATAAGAGCATAAATTGAATGATATAAGCTACACGCTCCGAAGCGGTACGTATACCCTACAAATAAAGTTCAGTGAAAACTGAACAGCAGATGATATTGTCAATCCGGATTTGCTTGCAATCAAGTCCGGATTGCTGTTTTATTTCAAATTTCAGATATACTATTGAGAATTTTATACTTCCCGGCTGATGCGCCGGCGGACGGCGTGCTGCAAACAGCGCGCCGTCAGGAGTTATAATCAATCTAAAATCAATCGTGCATCTATGCCACGGGAGCCAATTATGAGCAGTGATTTGAACCCCCGTTTATTAAGTGGTAACCAAGCGGTAGCCTGGGCTGCCACCCATCTGAGTGTTGCTTTGGGTACAGGATACCCCGGCACCCCTTCCACTGAGATCTTGGAGAATTTTTCTCTTTTAGGCGGAAAAGCGCAATGGGCGCCCAATGAAAAAGTGGCGTTGGAAGTGGGAATCGGCGCTGCTTTCGGCGGCGCCCGTGCCCTCATAACCATGAAACATGTGGGCGTGAATGTGGCAGCTGATCCTTTGTTTACCGTTGCCTATACGGGCGTGCAGGGCGGCTTAGTATTAATTTCCGCTGACGATCCCGGACTCTCTTCCAGTCAAAATGAACAAGACAATCGACGCTATGCCGTGGCGGCAAGCGTGATGATGCTTGAGCCTGCCGACGCGCAGGAAGCCTATGATTTTCTCTTTGACGCCTTCACCTTGTCCGAAAAATGGAAACTGCCGGTTCTATTCCGAATGACCACCCGTGTTTGCCACTCCCGGGGAATCGTCAAGCCCCGCGCGCCGCAGCCCCCTACTGAATCACCCCATTTCGTACGCGACAGAGCAGCCTATGTGATGATCCCCGCCTATGCACGGCCTGCCCATAAACGTATGCGCGAAAAAATGAACGCTATCTTGGCATGGAATGAGAGCACCCCCTTGAATAAGATCGTCGATGGCGATGCAGATTTGGGCATTGTGACCGCCGGGGTTTCTTTTCAACACGTACGCGAAGCAGCCCCTCACGCAAAAGTTTTGAAACTGGGGATGACCTATCCACTGCCCGTCGAATTAATCCGCGAATTTCGGAACTCGGTGAAGCGCTGCATTGTCATTGAAGAAGGCGATCCCTACATGGCGGATGCCATACGTGCAGCAGGCATTGAATGCGAAAGCAAGCCCGAACAATACCGTTTCGGTGAGCTGAACATACCGCGGGTACGCCGCATTTTGGCGAATGACACGAGCGAAGAAGCGGCTTTGCCCAAAGGCAAACCTCCTGAACTCTGTTCTGGCTGTCCCCATCGCATGGCTTTCGCGGTCATGAAAAAATTCGACTGCATCATTTCCGGGGACATCGGATGCTATACCTTGAGCGTGTTGCCGCCATTTGAAACGCAAGATTCCTGTGTATGTATGGGCGCAAGCATCGGCGTGGGCTTGGGAATGCGCCACGTCCTTCCCGACGCGGAAGCCAGGCGCGTGGTCAGCGTGATCGGTGACAGCACCTTCATGCACAGCGGACTCACAGGCATTGCGGAAATGGTCTATAACCCGCCGAAGACAGGTCATGTCGTGGTGGTTCTCGACAACGGCACCACTGCCATGACGGGTATGCAGGAACACCCCGGCACCGGGCGCACCTTAGATCATAACCAAACCAATCAAATTCTAATTGAAGATGTGGCGCGTGCCATGGGCGTGCCCAATGTCCATGTAATTCATAATACGAGCGGCTTTGAAAAAGCCTTCCGCGAAAGTCTTGCCAAAGATGAATTAAGCTTTCTTGTTCTACGAAAAGTCTGCCGCCTCGCAGAACCTAAACTGAAACAATACCTACTGGCTACGGAATCATAATATGACTGATATCAACACCATTACCAACATTGTCATTGCAGGTTTAGGCGGGCAGGGCGTCATCCGCGCCGCCAACATCTTGGCGGAAACCGCATTTCGTTCGGGATTGGACGTGAAGCAAGGCGAAATTCACGGCATGAGTCAACGGGGCGGAAGCGTCTCCAGCGACATCCGGTTTGGCAAAAAGGTGTACAGTCCCATGGTGCCCACCGGTGAGGCAGATTATGTACTCATCCTGCATCCCGACCAGGTGGAAAATAACCGCTACCATACAGACAGGGCCGAGCGCTTTTTTACTGTAGGTGATCTCAAAGAAGGGCTCGAAAAACTCAGTGATTTTGACACCGATCCCTCCATCCCCATTACCGAAAGAAATTGTAATATCGCCCTCCTCGGCTTGTTAAGCATCCACCTGCCTTTCGAAGATGCCGTCTGGGAAAATGCCATCAAAAATAATTTGCCTAAAAAAGTGCATGAAGAGAATATCGCTGTGTTCCATTACGGCAAAGGATTATCCCCCAAAGCTTAAAACGGCGGCGTGGTCATTTTCAGCAAAGACTGCACCATCCCCTCCATGAGTGCGCTTTATTCCGACGATGGCGGCACTGCGCCCCGGCGTATCCAATAAATGTTGCGAAAATACACCAGAAGTGTCGACGCAATACCAACGGTATACAACCATTCATGACGCTGTCCGTGAGAACAAATCATGAGCAAAGAGGCGGCAACGCTCAGGTACCAAAAACTAGCGGGAATGACGCTCTCCTTTCGAATCTCCGTGACGATCCACTGAATAAAAAAGCGCAGCGCAAACAAAGCTTGACCGAATACGCCCACAGCGATCCAAATCCAATTTGTCAATTGTACGCTGAGCGCCTCCTCTTTCGAGGCGTCGTATTCTTTGAAGAGCGTATAGAGCACCAGCAAAGAGCCTATGCCCACAAACACAGCGACAGCGGATTGGAACAGGAGCGATTGGCGCTTCGACAAGTTCCCTTCGCGCCGCCAAATATGAACCATGTTGCGCGCATAAATGACGCTGTTAAAACAATGACTCAACGCGCCGAGGGGAGAGTTTAGTACAAAGACACCGTAGAGCAGCAAAAAAACAGAGCCTGCCATACTCATATACCAAAAGGCGCGGGGCATCACGCTTTCACGGCGCACTTCAGAAACCAGCCATTGCAAATAAAAACGGCCGTAAAATAGGAAGGCGCCTGTGTAGCCGAGTAAGCTAAGAATATAGAGCGATAAAGACATTGGGGTGTTCTCTCCGGGGAGGTTGAATGAAGCGATTATAACACGGGCGGCGCCAAGCCGGATAAATCTTCGTCTTGAATCCCAACACGCTTTCCCGTAGGATAATCCACATTATTTTTATTGATTTTGTAGCAGGCGCGTTTTTATGAAAAGAGATGAGGCTTCTACCGGATTTGTGTCCATGCAGCTGCTGAATCGGCACTGGGTTTGGATACTGCTCTGGCTATGTATCGGCATCTGTGTTGCTGCCTGCCTCCCCGATTTCCCCCTATGGCTCACCTTTCTTTTCATCATCGCGCCCCTAAGCTTCTTCCTTTTACCGCTGCGAATTCCGAGGAAAAGCCATCTCATTTTGGCGCTTCTCTTCTTCGCCTTCGGCGCGACACGTTACGGATTCTATATGCAAAATAAAGAGGGCGACCCATTAAGCCGCTATGCACTTGGCGAAATGCGGGTACGACAAGAGTTTGAAGGGGTCGTGGTCAGCAGTTCCACCTTTGAACCCAAACAGGAGTATACGCAGTTTGTCATGGATGTTCATAGCGTCCACCGTGGAGGGGAAAGCGCGCCTATAAAAGGGCGGACACGGGTACGTTGGACACGACCTTCCGGCCCTGTATTTCCCGGAATGACACTGCGCGTATCGGGCCGTCTGAGCCCCCACCTTGGCGTAGTCAATCACGGCATGCGGGGCACCGAAGATTACAGCCGTTCGCGACAGATATATTCCAGCGTAAGTGCTAGCGGAAACGCGGTCTTCCTTATAGCAGAAGCGTCCCCCTATTCATTTCGATATTGGGCGGCACGACTCCGACAATGGCAGCACGATCAATTGAAAACCATCGTTCCTGAAGATGCTTTCCCTTTTGTCTTAGGCGTATGGCTCGGCGAGCGCAGCAACATCACGGCGGCAGAATACGATCAGTTCGTATGTGCCGGCACTGCCCATGTCTTGTCTGTGTCCGGGCTCCATGTTGCGATCATTACATTGAGCTTGGGATTGCTGCTGCAAGTTTTGCGCGTGCCGCGGCGCCCGCGCAATGTCGCGCTTATCATCGGGGTGCTCTTCTTCACCTTCATGGCGGGCGCACGGGTCTCCACCGCCCGAGCCGCCTTTATGATCTGTCTCTACTTATCTTCCGAACTCTTCAACCGCGAAACAGATGTGCTCTCCGTGCTCGGATTGACAGCCTGCCTTTTTCTCGGATGGAATCCTCAACTTCTCTTTGATACGGGTTTCTTGCTCAGTTTTGGTTCTGTAGCAAGCATTTTGCTTTTTTATTCAGGTCTATCCGATCGAATGCTTTTTATGCCGCGCCTCCTTCGCGAAACATTGGCGGTCACCCTTGCCGCGCAACTGATCACCTTCCCCATCGCCGCGTGGCATTTTGGCACCGTTCCCGTGCTGGGAATCGTCGCAAACTTTGTTGTCGTTCCCTTGCTAACCGGTGTTTTGTGGTTATGCCTGCTCTCTTCTCTGGTTGCCGCTTTCCTTCCCGGGCTCGGTCTTTTGTTTGGTCACGCTATACTTCCCTTGGTCATATTGATTAAAGGCGCTAATGCGTCTGTGTTGACGCTGCCCGCGGCCTATGTCACCCTTGCGCTGCCGTCGTTGATCGCCTTGTTCTTTTATGTAAGCGCCCTGATCGGCTTCTTTTTATGGCTTTATCATCCCGATTTTGGGCGCAAGACAAAACTGACTATCCTATCCCTTTTGATAGCCACGCTTCTCACATGGAATTTGACCTGGAAAGAACCTGTCGTAGACTTCATTGATGTGGGAACGGGAGATGCCATATTCCTGCGCACGCCGGGCAATTCCACCCTCCTCATAGATGGCGGCGACTCAAGCGCTTACGCGGATGCCGGCGAAAGAATCGTACTTCCCTTCCTCCGCGCCAACCGAATCCCATCGCTGGACTATGTCGTGGTCACCCATGCCGACCGCGATCATATAGGCGGCTTGTTTCAGGTCATCAAAAACTTCCCCGTAATATAAGTGCTCATGTCTCCCGAAGGAAAGGAAATGAGCAAGCTCTAAAAGAGTCTTTTGAAGCTCTGCGAAGAGCACGGCGTTCCCGTTCAACGCCTTGCCGCGGGAGATCAGATTCCGGTAAAAGACGCCCAAATCGACGTGCTTCATCCCGACGCCTCATGGGCTGCGCAACACCAAGGAAATAATAATTCCCTTGTATTAAAAATAGACTGGCCCGGACTCTCTCTTTTATTAACGGGAGACATAGAAAAGGAAGCGGAAGCAGCACTTGCCGGTAACCAATCGCTAAAGGCAACCTTTTTAAAAATACCACACCATGGATCGCCTACTTCCAGTACAGACAGTTTTTTGGAAGAAGTGAAGCCTGCCGTTGCCTTCGCCTCCATGCAGGCAGCAGGAAGCCGACAAACCTTGATGACGCCTAATATAGCCGAACGCTATAAGGCTCATGATATTCAGGTGTACCGCACGGATCGGCACGGCGGGATACGGCTTAAACGCCCTCTTTTCAAAAAACAATATGAAGTTTTCACGGCACGAGGGGCACGCGGTTATAGTCTGACTCCGAAGAATTAGGCTCCCTTCGTTTTTCGACGATTTATAAAAGTGTTTCCGGCCGCGGCGCACAAAAGACGAATTGACATTGATACTGTAATTTTGCTACTATATGTTTCTTGCTCGGGGGAGGTGTGTCATAAATGTATGGGGAGGTCGAGCAGAAAGACACTGTTCTTGGTTATTACTTTAATGTCTGTACAGCCTGAGAAGGCTGTTTTGGAGGCCTTATGGCCAATATGCGAATCGGCTTGATCGGATGCGGCAATATTGCTTCAGATATCTGCCGGGCAATTCATGACAGATCTATTTCTGCCGAGATTGTCGCCTTATGTGATATTAATGCTTCGCAAGCAGAAATGCTGCGAGATACATACCAGTTGAATGCATTGATCGGAACGATCCAAGATGTGGTCGCTTCGGTGGATCTTGTCGTCGAATGTGCCGGACCGTCTGTTGTCTCCCACGTGGTGGAAGCGGCCATGGTCTATCACATTGACTGCCTGATCATGAGTGTTGGCGGTCTTCTTCAAGATCCCTCCCTGCTTGAAACTGCCCGAGAACGGGGCATCAATCTGCATGTTCCGTCCGGCGCCATCTGCGGCATAGACGGTATACGTAACGCCATGCAGGCAGGACTTGATGAAGTTACCTTGACTACACGCAAACCGATTAAAGGGCTTAAGGGCGCGCCTTACCTATTGTGTAAAGGTATTGAACTTGACGGACTCACGGAAGCACAAGTCATTTTTGACGGCAGCGCCCGTGAAGCGGTGAAAGCTTTCCCCAACAACGTCAATGTTGCAGCAACGCTGAGCTTGGCAGGATTGGGCGCCGATCAAACCCGGGTGCGCGTGATTGCGGATCCGTCGGCGACAGCCAACACGCACGAAATCCGTGCAAAAGGAGCCTTTGGAGAATTGACCGTGGTGATATCAAACCTGCCTTCTCCGAGAAATCCAAAGTCAAGTTATATGGCTTCCCTTTCCGCTTGTGCGGAAGTGGCAGCGGCGGCAAAGGTCTTTGCAACACGCGTGAGTTAGCGTTTTAAACATCGTCTCACAGGGGAGACGAATCATGGAGAATATACAATGTATGCAGTGATTCAGACCGGTGGCAAACAATACAAAGTCACCGAAAACAGTCGATTGCGAGTGGAAAAGCTGGATTTTCCTGTTGGTGAACGGGTCGAGTTGGATTCTGTCCGGCTGCTGATCACCGAAAACCAAGATGTGGTTACGGAAGCCGCTTCGCTGCAATCTGCCCGTGTTATTGCTGAAATTGAAGAGCACGGGAAAAACAAAAAAATTCGGGTGTTCAAAAAGAAAAGACGCAAAGGATACGAGCGTACGCAAGGCCATCGGCAGCTTTACACCCAAATCCGAATTCATGAAATCAAGGCTTAACAGGAGATCGCGATATGGCTCATAAGAAAGCAGGCGGCAGCTCAAGAAACGGCCGCGATAGTAATTCGCAACGATTGGGTGTGAAACGATATGGTGGACAGTATGTGCGCGCAGGCAATATTATTGTGCGTCAGCGCGGTACACGCCTTCACGCCGGAGAAAACTGCGGTGTAGGCAATGATCACACGCTCTTTGCATTGATTGACGGCACCGTTTCTTTTCGATTTTTTAAACGAGGGCGAAAATGTGTGGATATTCTGCCCGTAACTACACCGAGCACAGAATCCTGACAGCACGTTTATACGGCATGATTTTCAACACCCTCAACCCGTTTTGAGGGTGTTTTTTATTGGCATTCCCCTACCAACAGGGCTTTAGGAAAGGCTGTTAAAGCACATGTTTGTCGATCGTGTTCGCATCAGATTAACCAGTGGCGGCGGCGGAAATGGCTGTTGCAGTTTTAGGCGGGAAGCCTATGTGCCCCGCGGCGGACCCAATGGCGGTGACGGCGGCGATGGCGGCTCCATTTATTTGGAAGCGGCCTCCAATCAAAGCAGTTTGACCGGTCTGCGATATCATCCCAATTGGACCGGCAATCGCGGCGTTCATGGCATGGGTAAAGATCGCCATGGAAAGAACGGCGCCGACATTATCATCCCTGTGCCTTGCGGTACCATTGTCCAAGACTACCATAGTGGTGAATTGCTGGCTGATCTGACCGAGGATAAACAGCGCTTTCTTGCCGTGCAAGGCGGCCGAGGCGGACGGGGTAATGCACGCTTCGCAACGCCCATCAACCGCGCGCCCCGTTTTGCAGAAAAAGGAGAGCCCGGCACAACACGCGAATTTTTGGTCGAATTAAAACTTATTGCGGAAGTTGGGCTTGTCGGTTTGCCCAACGCCGGCAAATCAACCTTTCTCTCCGTGGTCAGCGCGGCAAAGCCCAAAATAGCCGACTATCCCTTCACCACCCTCTCCCCCAATTTAGGCGTTGCATGGCTATCGGAAAGCCGTATGCTCACCATCGCCGATATCCCGGGTATTATCGAAGGCGCCGCAGATGGCAAAGGGCTGGGCCACGATTTTCTCCGCCATATAGAACGGACACGGGTCTTGGTGTTTTTGATTGATCTGGGAGACGAAGATCCCCTGGAGACTCTTCAAATCCTCGAAAACGAATTGGAACAGTACAGTCCAGAATTCGAAGCGCGGCCTCGTCAATACGTTTTCAATAAAGCCGATATCCCCGAGAACAAGGAACGCTTTGAAGCTCTCGCTGACCGTTTGCCTAAAAACGCATGGCTCCTGTCCGGCGCTTCGGGATGGGGTGTTCCGCCTTTGCTGGAAGCACTTTGGAAAGATGTAGAACGGGCACGAGAAAAAGAAGCTGAAGAAGCGGCTAGGGAAGATGCCCTGCCGCCCGAACGTGAATATGTATTTGAGCCGCCCTTCCGAGTTACTTCGGAAGAAGGCGGATTTCGCGTCTCCGGCGAAAAAGTGGTCAGAGCTGTGTCTATGACTGATTTTGAAAATCCCGAAGCGCTCAACCATCTCCAAAGACGACTCGAAAAAATGGGTGTATTCAAAGCCTTAAAACGGATGGATGCAGTGCCCGGTCAAATGGTACGTATCGGAGATCACGAATTAGAATACACAGAGTGACCCGTGGCTTCAAAACCGGATAATAGACCGCTTTCTAAAAAACTTCAACGGATCCCGGTAATGAATTCTTTGCCTTCCTTGATTCTTTCCGTCTTCAATAAACACTGTGATTGTTTAGCGCTATTTTTTAACACGCATATAATTGGAAAGAATTGTCCCCAAAATACCGCTTAGAGTCGACGCCTATGACGACGACAGTATCTTAACCTATTTGGAATCGTGCTGTTCCCGCCAATCCAAGAAACAGAATCCATCCAAGTGCGCAAATCCGGAACAATCGGCTAAGTTTCATCGAGGCAATTTTTGCGCAGTGGACTGCACAAGTCTATGAAAAACTCTTTTTCGGTACTTTTTACGGCGTATTACGAATTTTTCTCCGATAGATGTATATTGGAACAGAAATTGCTATTTAACAAAGAACGGGGGTATACTTTTAAAAAGTTTCTGCAGAATCATGAAATAAATAGGAACTAAAAAATGGCATCTGCAAAAGATTCAGTCGGAATCGATGTGGCAAAGACTCTTGGCCTTGGTCGCAGACGCGCTTTCTTTGCACGTCTCTTTAAATTTCTTTTTTGGTGTCTGCTGCTGGCGGCTTTGGGAGGTGCCGGCTACTTCTGGTTGAACCGAGACACCACCGTTTCCGTTACCTACGAAACAAAAACTGTGGAAAAGGGAGATCTGGTGGTAACGGTAAGTGCTACGGGAACCTTGGAGCCCATTAAAACCGTAGAGGTTGGCATTGAAGTTTCAGGTACGGTCAAAACAGTGGAAGCAGACTATAATGACCGTGTGGAGGTGGGGCAAGTGCTCGCCCAGATTGATACGTCAAAATTGGAGGCGCAAAGCTTACAATCCGAAGCGGCACTGGAGTCGGCACGCGCCAAACTGCTGCAAGCACAGGCCACCGT is drawn from Candidatus Hydrogenedentota bacterium and contains these coding sequences:
- the gdhA gene encoding NADP-specific glutamate dehydrogenase: MDAKKILHHLEAKHAGETEYLQAVYEVLTSIESVYNEHPEFEKAKIAERIVEPDRIFTFKIPWMDDQNEIHVNLGYRIHFNNAIGPYKGGIRFHPSVNLSILKFLGFEQTFKNALTTLPMGGGKGGSDFDPRGKSDVEIMRFCQSFMLELWRHIGERTDVPAGDIGVGAREIGYMYGMYRKLARANTGSFTGKGLEFGGSVIRPEATGFGAMYFLKNALENRNDTVAGKTIALSGFGLVAWGAALKAKELGAKVVSISGPDGYIYDEAGVSGEKIDFMVALRDSRNDVVAPYAEKFGATFHPGKKPWELKVDIVMPCATQNELNKEDAEKIIANKVKFVAEVSNMGCTAEAVDLFIKNKVFFGPGKAVNAGGVAISGLEMTQNAMHLSWSAEDVNNKLKQIMRNIHEQCLKYGTESDGYINYMKGANIAGFLKVARAMVAQGVI
- a CDS encoding thiamine pyrophosphate-binding protein, which produces MNPRLLSGNQAVAWAATHLSVALGTGYPGTPSTEILENFSLLGGKAQWAPNEKVALEVGIGAAFGGARALITMKHVGVNVAADPLFTVAYTGVQGGLVLISADDPGLSSSQNEQDNRRYAVAASVMMLEPADAQEAYDFLFDAFTLSEKWKLPVLFRMTTRVCHSRGIVKPRAPQPPTESPHFVRDRAAYVMIPAYARPAHKRMREKMNAILAWNESTPLNKIVDGDADLGIVTAGVSFQHVREAAPHAKVLKLGMTYPLPVELIREFRNSVKRCIVIEEGDPYMADAIRAAGIECESKPEQYRFGELNIPRVRRILANDTSEEAALPKGKPPELCSGCPHRMAFAVMKKFDCIISGDIGCYTLSVLPPFETQDSCVCMGASIGVGLGMRHVLPDAEARRVVSVIGDSTFMHSGLTGIAEMVYNPPKTGHVVVVLDNGTTAMTGMQEHPGTGRTLDHNQTNQILIEDVARAMGVPNVHVIHNTSGFEKAFRESLAKDELSFLVLRKVCRLAEPKLKQYLLATES
- a CDS encoding pyruvate ferredoxin oxidoreductase, giving the protein MTDINTITNIVIAGLGGQGVIRAANILAETAFRSGLDVKQGEIHGMSQRGGSVSSDIRFGKKVYSPMVPTGEADYVLILHPDQVENNRYHTDRAERFFTVGDLKEGLEKLSDFDTDPSIPITERNCNIALLGLLSIHLPFEDAVWENAIKNNLPKKVHEENIAVFHYGKGLSPKA
- a CDS encoding DUF4131 domain-containing protein — encoded protein: MKRDEASTGFVSMQLLNRHWVWILLWLCIGICVAACLPDFPLWLTFLFIIAPLSFFLLPLRIPRKSHLILALLFFAFGATRYGFYMQNKEGDPLSRYALGEMRVRQEFEGVVVSSSTFEPKQEYTQFVMDVHSVHRGGESAPIKGRTRVRWTRPSGPVFPGMTLRVSGRLSPHLGVVNHGMRGTEDYSRSRQIYSSVSASGNAVFLIAEASPYSFRYWAARLRQWQHDQLKTIVPEDAFPFVLGVWLGERSNITAAEYDQFVCAGTAHVLSVSGLHVAIITLSLGLLLQVLRVPRRPRNVALIIGVLFFTFMAGARVSTARAAFMICLYLSSELFNRETDVLSVLGLTACLFLGWNPQLLFDTGFLLSFGSVASILLFYSGLSDRMLFMPRLLRETLAVTLAAQLITFPIAAWHFGTVPVLGIVANFVVVPLLTGVLWLCLLSSLVAAFLPGLGLLFGHAILPLVILIKGANASVLTLPAAYVTLALPSLIALFFYVSALIGFFLWLYHPDFGRKTKLTILSLLIATLLTWNLTWKEPVVDFIDVGTGDAIFLRTPGNSTLLIDGGDSSAYADAGERIVLPFLRANRIPSLDYVVVTHADRDHIGGLFQVIKNFPVI
- a CDS encoding aspartate dehydrogenase, producing the protein MANMRIGLIGCGNIASDICRAIHDRSISAEIVALCDINASQAEMLRDTYQLNALIGTIQDVVASVDLVVECAGPSVVSHVVEAAMVYHIDCLIMSVGGLLQDPSLLETARERGINLHVPSGAICGIDGIRNAMQAGLDEVTLTTRKPIKGLKGAPYLLCKGIELDGLTEAQVIFDGSAREAVKAFPNNVNVAATLSLAGLGADQTRVRVIADPSATANTHEIRAKGAFGELTVVISNLPSPRNPKSSYMASLSACAEVAAAAKVFATRVS
- the rplU gene encoding 50S ribosomal protein L21 produces the protein MYAVIQTGGKQYKVTENSRLRVEKLDFPVGERVELDSVRLLITENQDVVTEAASLQSARVIAEIEEHGKNKKIRVFKKKRRKGYERTQGHRQLYTQIRIHEIKA
- the rpmA gene encoding 50S ribosomal protein L27, translated to MAHKKAGGSSRNGRDSNSQRLGVKRYGGQYVRAGNIIVRQRGTRLHAGENCGVGNDHTLFALIDGTVSFRFFKRGRKCVDILPVTTPSTES
- the obgE gene encoding GTPase ObgE — translated: MFVDRVRIRLTSGGGGNGCCSFRREAYVPRGGPNGGDGGDGGSIYLEAASNQSSLTGLRYHPNWTGNRGVHGMGKDRHGKNGADIIIPVPCGTIVQDYHSGELLADLTEDKQRFLAVQGGRGGRGNARFATPINRAPRFAEKGEPGTTREFLVELKLIAEVGLVGLPNAGKSTFLSVVSAAKPKIADYPFTTLSPNLGVAWLSESRMLTIADIPGIIEGAADGKGLGHDFLRHIERTRVLVFLIDLGDEDPLETLQILENELEQYSPEFEARPRQYVFNKADIPENKERFEALADRLPKNAWLLSGASGWGVPPLLEALWKDVERAREKEAEEAAREDALPPEREYVFEPPFRVTSEEGGFRVSGEKVVRAVSMTDFENPEALNHLQRRLEKMGVFKALKRMDAVPGQMVRIGDHELEYTE